A genomic window from Tolypothrix sp. PCC 7910 includes:
- a CDS encoding SDR family oxidoreductase: protein MDLQLNNKVALVTAASKGLGKATARQFAREGAKVVICSRSELVEKTAANIESETGNEVLAIRADVSQQADIERVINATVEKFGGLDILVTNAGGPPAGTFDDMDIPKWEAAINLNLLSAVHLVKYALPYLRQSSAGAILTITSTSTKHPVQNLVLSNSIRLAVIGLTKTLSQELGSDRIRVNSILPGWTYTERVEELVNARIAKSGQTKEAEITAITNNIPLGRLGTPEEFANVAVFLCSPAASFVNGVMLQVDGGSNPGTF from the coding sequence ATGGATTTACAACTAAATAACAAAGTAGCTTTAGTGACGGCTGCTAGCAAAGGTTTAGGTAAAGCCACAGCTAGACAATTTGCCCGCGAAGGTGCAAAAGTTGTGATTTGTTCCCGTAGTGAATTAGTTGAGAAAACTGCTGCAAACATAGAAAGCGAAACCGGAAACGAAGTATTAGCTATCCGTGCAGATGTTAGCCAACAAGCAGATATTGAACGGGTAATTAATGCCACAGTAGAGAAATTTGGCGGGTTGGATATCCTAGTTACCAATGCTGGGGGCCCACCTGCGGGGACATTTGACGATATGGATATCCCCAAATGGGAAGCTGCGATTAATTTGAATTTGCTAAGTGCAGTGCATTTAGTAAAATACGCCTTACCTTATCTCCGTCAATCTAGCGCTGGGGCGATTCTCACTATTACTTCCACTTCCACAAAACACCCAGTGCAAAATTTGGTTTTGTCTAATTCCATTCGTCTAGCGGTAATCGGCTTAACCAAGACACTCAGTCAAGAACTAGGAAGCGATCGCATTCGGGTTAACAGCATTTTACCAGGCTGGACATATACAGAACGTGTAGAAGAATTAGTCAACGCCCGGATTGCCAAAAGTGGTCAGACAAAAGAAGCGGAAATTACCGCTATTACCAACAATATCCCCTTAGGTCGGCTGGGCACACCAGAAGAATTTGCCAATGTCGCCGTATTTCTCTGTTCACCAGCAGCTTCGTTTGTAAATGGCGTGATGCTGCAAGTTGATGGTGGAAGCAACCCAGGAACATTTTGA
- a CDS encoding NAD(P)H-quinone oxidoreductase subunit F, translating to MAQFLLETVWLVPCYALIGGLLAVPWSPGIIRRTGPRPAGYVNLVMTSLAFLHSAIAFIATWNQPPVEVFIPWLSTAGLNLTIALEISSISVGALIVISGLNFLAQIFAIGYMEMDWGWGRFYSLLGLFEAGLCALALCNNLFFSYVILEVLTLGTYLLVGLWFSQPLVVTGARDAFLTKRVGDLFLLIGVLGLWPLAGTWNYTELAEWATTANVDPTVITLVGLALIAGPMGKCAQFPLHLWLDEAMEGPIPSTILRNSVVVASGAWVLIKLQPVLTLSPFVSSALVAIGAVTAVGASLIAIAQIDIKRCQSYSVSAYMGLVFIAVGTRQDEAALLLVLANAVSAALLVMSTGGIIWNSITQNVTQLGGLWSRRPISAIAFIVGTLGLIGFPPLGGFWALMELIDGLWGTQPVLVGVVIAVNALTAVSLTREFGLIFAGKPKQMSERSPEVHWPMSFPMVILLGFVLHLPLVLQSLSLLPSWATLNKDVALLLIWSTIFGVGISGVIYLGNIPKPIRLPWRPLQNLFAYDFYTPTIYRMTIIFSVAQLSKFADMLDRFVVDGIVNLVGLFSLLTGEGLKYSTSGQTQFYAFTVLLGVGVLGMWVSWPFWGVQFLDLMF from the coding sequence ATGGCTCAGTTTCTGCTGGAGACTGTGTGGCTAGTTCCGTGCTATGCGTTGATAGGTGGGCTTTTAGCGGTTCCTTGGTCTCCAGGGATTATTCGTCGCACTGGCCCAAGACCGGCTGGCTATGTCAATTTGGTAATGACATCTCTGGCGTTTTTGCATAGTGCGATCGCATTTATTGCTACTTGGAATCAACCACCTGTAGAGGTATTTATTCCTTGGCTTTCTACAGCTGGTTTAAATCTTACCATCGCTTTAGAAATCTCTTCAATTAGTGTAGGTGCATTGATTGTCATCAGTGGCTTAAATTTCTTAGCGCAAATTTTCGCCATTGGTTACATGGAAATGGATTGGGGTTGGGGACGCTTCTATTCTTTATTAGGATTGTTTGAAGCGGGATTATGCGCCCTAGCTTTGTGTAATAACTTGTTCTTTAGTTATGTAATTCTGGAAGTTCTAACTTTAGGAACTTACTTGCTAGTTGGGTTGTGGTTTAGTCAGCCGTTGGTGGTAACTGGTGCTAGAGATGCTTTCCTGACCAAACGGGTGGGTGACTTGTTCCTGCTAATAGGTGTACTGGGGTTATGGCCTTTAGCTGGAACTTGGAATTACACAGAATTAGCTGAATGGGCGACAACTGCAAATGTTGACCCCACTGTCATTACACTAGTAGGTTTAGCCTTGATTGCGGGGCCAATGGGTAAATGCGCTCAATTCCCACTGCATTTGTGGTTGGATGAGGCGATGGAAGGCCCAATTCCCAGTACCATTTTGCGGAACTCGGTGGTAGTTGCGAGTGGTGCGTGGGTATTAATTAAACTACAACCCGTGTTAACTTTGTCACCTTTTGTTTCCTCCGCTTTGGTAGCAATTGGTGCAGTTACCGCCGTTGGTGCTTCCTTAATTGCGATCGCCCAAATTGATATTAAACGCTGTCAATCTTATTCTGTCAGCGCTTACATGGGTTTGGTGTTTATTGCGGTGGGTACAAGACAAGATGAAGCAGCACTGTTGTTAGTACTAGCTAATGCGGTATCAGCTGCACTCTTGGTTATGAGTACTGGCGGAATTATCTGGAACAGCATTACCCAAAATGTTACCCAATTGGGTGGGCTATGGTCGCGTCGTCCAATATCTGCGATCGCTTTTATTGTAGGGACTTTGGGATTAATTGGCTTTCCACCCCTAGGCGGCTTTTGGGCGTTGATGGAATTAATCGATGGACTGTGGGGAACTCAACCTGTATTGGTGGGTGTAGTGATAGCTGTGAACGCTTTAACGGCTGTGAGTTTAACCAGAGAATTCGGTTTGATTTTTGCTGGTAAACCCAAACAGATGAGCGAGCGATCGCCTGAAGTACATTGGCCAATGTCCTTTCCGATGGTGATTTTACTAGGCTTTGTGTTACATCTGCCTTTAGTTTTACAAAGCTTATCATTACTTCCATCTTGGGCAACCTTAAATAAAGATGTTGCACTGTTGTTAATTTGGTCAACAATTTTTGGTGTTGGTATTAGTGGAGTAATTTATTTAGGTAATATTCCTAAACCAATTCGCCTACCTTGGCGGCCTTTGCAAAACTTATTCGCATACGATTTTTATACGCCAACAATCTATCGGATGACGATTATTTTCAGCGTCGCCCAACTTTCTAAATTTGCTGATATGCTTGACCGTTTTGTAGTCGATGGTATCGTAAATTTGGTTGGTTTGTTCTCGCTATTAACTGGCGAAGGTTTGAAATACAGTACATCTGGACAAACCCAATTTTATGCCTTCACTGTGTTGTTAGGTGTTGGCGTACTTGGTATGTGGGTAAGTTGGCCATTCTGGGGAGTACAGTTTTTAGATTTGATGTTTTAG
- a CDS encoding pentapeptide repeat-containing protein, with amino-acid sequence MGLDFSGQNLRGRNFKAKDLAGANFSYADIRGANFTNANLTGANFSHAQAGLQRRWAIFLVLISWLLSGVSGFLWAINGALVAYILSDSTDNRISGWVALIVLIAFFFIIIRQGISAAVGAVAFAVAGAVALAGAFAVAGAVAGAVLSIYIAWRAMKGDEKYALIRNTAIAFAATGGTSFHGATLTQADFTKATLKSTDFRNTILTNTRWHQAKMLDRVRPGSTYLQNSQVRELLVTGQGQDKNFDRQILRGINLQSANLADASFISADLSEANLQDADLSRAKLKQTQLDATDFTGATLTGAFIEDWGITSETKLHGVRCEYVFMRLPTKENPDPLRKPDNHQEVFPDSDFGDFIKPIFDTLDLYHNQSVDPRAIAIAFKNLAENHPEAELEIVAMEKRGDDKFLLRAKTASGSDKSQLSAEYFDDYNQLKALSQSQQLLLIEKDSRILSLENMLTTALQQSKYYIQGDNKVSDISGINIQGSTNVSGIAGGGSVANLGTISGNVNIALNQLPDSPEADKPGIKELLTQLQESISQSTELSDDDKAEALEQVQSLAEAAKTPQENISKKTAKTAITMLKGIFTGLPAVASLVEAGNKLLPLIAKLFGLG; translated from the coding sequence ATGGGGTTAGACTTTTCCGGGCAAAATCTCCGAGGACGCAACTTTAAAGCAAAAGACCTTGCGGGTGCTAACTTTAGCTATGCTGACATCCGAGGGGCTAATTTCACCAATGCTAATTTAACAGGCGCAAACTTCAGCCATGCCCAAGCGGGACTGCAACGCCGTTGGGCAATTTTTCTAGTTCTGATTTCCTGGTTATTGTCAGGGGTGTCTGGATTTTTATGGGCTATCAACGGTGCATTGGTAGCGTACATATTGAGCGACTCTACAGACAACCGGATATCGGGCTGGGTTGCTTTAATTGTATTGATTGCCTTTTTCTTCATCATAATTCGCCAAGGAATATCAGCTGCTGTAGGAGCCGTCGCCTTCGCCGTCGCCGGAGCCGTCGCCTTAGCCGGAGCCTTCGCCGTCGCCGGAGCCGTCGCCGGAGCTGTACTTAGCATTTACATCGCTTGGCGAGCAATGAAAGGAGATGAAAAATATGCCTTAATTCGTAATACCGCTATCGCCTTTGCAGCCACAGGAGGTACAAGTTTTCATGGCGCTACTTTAACTCAGGCTGATTTCACCAAAGCCACGCTCAAAAGTACAGATTTCCGCAATACTATCCTGACTAATACCCGTTGGCATCAAGCCAAAATGCTTGACCGCGTTCGCCCTGGCTCAACATACCTGCAAAACTCACAAGTCCGAGAATTACTAGTTACAGGACAGGGACAGGATAAAAACTTTGACCGCCAAATCCTGCGAGGTATAAACTTACAATCAGCTAACTTAGCAGATGCTAGCTTCATCAGCGCTGACCTCAGTGAAGCTAACTTACAAGATGCGGATTTATCCAGAGCCAAACTCAAACAAACCCAACTAGACGCAACCGATTTCACAGGTGCAACTCTCACAGGTGCATTCATTGAAGATTGGGGAATTACCAGCGAAACTAAATTGCATGGCGTGAGGTGTGAGTATGTCTTCATGCGCTTACCCACAAAAGAAAACCCCGACCCCCTCCGCAAACCAGATAATCACCAAGAAGTATTCCCAGACAGCGACTTTGGCGACTTTATCAAGCCAATTTTTGACACCCTCGACCTTTACCACAATCAAAGCGTTGACCCCCGCGCCATTGCTATTGCATTCAAAAACCTGGCAGAAAATCACCCAGAAGCCGAGTTAGAAATTGTGGCAATGGAGAAACGCGGCGATGATAAATTCTTACTCAGAGCCAAAACCGCATCAGGGAGTGATAAATCCCAACTGAGTGCTGAATATTTTGATGACTATAATCAACTCAAGGCTTTATCCCAAAGTCAGCAATTATTACTTATAGAAAAAGATAGTCGCATTCTGAGCTTAGAAAATATGCTCACAACTGCGCTTCAGCAGTCGAAATACTATATACAAGGAGATAACAAAGTGTCTGATATTAGCGGTATCAATATTCAAGGAAGTACAAATGTTAGCGGAATTGCTGGCGGTGGTTCCGTCGCCAACCTGGGAACGATTAGCGGTAATGTAAATATTGCCCTCAATCAGTTACCCGATTCCCCGGAAGCAGATAAACCGGGAATCAAAGAATTGTTGACGCAATTACAAGAATCAATTTCTCAATCAACAGAGTTATCAGATGACGATAAAGCTGAGGCGTTAGAACAGGTGCAAAGTTTAGCAGAAGCCGCGAAAACTCCCCAAGAGAATATCAGCAAAAAGACTGCAAAGACTGCAATCACCATGTTGAAGGGAATATTTACAGGCTTACCTGCTGTCGCTTCTCTGGTGGAAGCGGGGAATAAATTATTACCGCTAATTGCTAAGTTATTCGGTTTGGGATAA
- a CDS encoding class II aldolase/adducin family protein encodes MPKLERPKPPVFERVEDERLHRKQRLAAAFRLFARLGFNEGSDGHITARDPEFTDHFWVNPLGVEFRDIRVSNLILVNQNGDVVKGDQPVNCEAVAIHSHIHSARPDAIATVYAHSIYGKAWSSLGRLLDPLNENACAFYEDHSVFHDCTEVLFNAAEYQRIVETLGTNKAIILRNHGMLTVGHSVDEAAWWFINLENSSQAQLLAEAAGRPHIIEHDTARLTKTHVGTHLNGWFSFQALYKRIVREQPDLLE; translated from the coding sequence ATGCCTAAATTAGAAAGACCCAAACCCCCCGTATTTGAGCGAGTAGAAGATGAACGTTTACACCGCAAACAACGCCTAGCAGCAGCCTTTCGGTTGTTTGCGCGGTTAGGATTTAATGAAGGTTCAGATGGTCATATTACAGCTCGCGATCCAGAGTTTACCGATCATTTTTGGGTAAATCCCTTGGGAGTAGAGTTCCGTGATATTCGAGTTTCTAATTTAATATTAGTTAACCAAAATGGGGATGTTGTCAAAGGTGATCAGCCTGTCAATTGTGAAGCTGTCGCCATCCATTCTCATATTCATAGTGCTAGACCTGATGCGATCGCAACTGTATATGCTCATTCAATTTATGGTAAAGCTTGGTCTAGCCTGGGTCGTCTGCTTGACCCTCTGAATGAAAATGCTTGTGCTTTCTACGAAGACCACAGTGTATTTCATGACTGCACAGAAGTCTTATTTAATGCTGCCGAATATCAACGCATTGTGGAAACTTTGGGAACTAATAAAGCGATAATTTTACGTAATCACGGTATGCTTACCGTCGGTCACTCAGTAGATGAAGCTGCTTGGTGGTTTATTAACCTCGAAAATTCCAGTCAAGCACAACTTTTAGCTGAGGCTGCGGGAAGACCCCATATTATTGAACATGATACGGCGCGGTTAACCAAAACCCACGTTGGCACACACTTAAATGGCTGGTTCAGTTTTCAAGCACTTTATAAAAGAATTGTGCGTGAACAACCAGATTTGCTTGAGTAA
- a CDS encoding carbonic anhydrase codes for MKKQYNQTNFSRRNLLKLGAGAVSTGVLAAGLGYNFAAPEKVLAQDTKDITPDAALKELLDGNNRFVKGKAIHPHQNLQRVQEVAKTQKPFASILGCADSRVPSEIIFDQGLGDLFDCRVAGNIVTEEETGSLEFGSLVLGAKVIMVLGHERCGAVAATIKGAAVPGRIGSLLEAIKPAVETAKGKPGDQLENTCKANILLQVEKLKSSPVLAGLIKENKLNIVGGYYDLDTGKVSLVS; via the coding sequence ATGAAAAAACAATATAACCAAACTAATTTTTCTCGCAGAAATTTACTTAAACTGGGTGCAGGTGCAGTTAGTACCGGAGTATTAGCAGCCGGATTAGGTTACAATTTTGCTGCACCAGAAAAAGTCTTGGCGCAAGACACAAAAGATATTACTCCTGATGCCGCACTTAAAGAATTACTAGATGGCAATAATAGGTTTGTCAAAGGCAAAGCAATCCATCCTCACCAAAATTTGCAACGCGTTCAAGAAGTTGCCAAAACTCAAAAACCTTTTGCATCAATTTTAGGTTGTGCTGATTCAAGAGTACCTTCGGAAATAATTTTCGATCAAGGGCTAGGAGATTTATTTGACTGTCGTGTTGCTGGTAATATTGTTACAGAAGAAGAAACTGGTAGCCTAGAATTTGGTAGCTTAGTTTTAGGTGCTAAGGTAATCATGGTACTAGGTCATGAAAGATGCGGGGCTGTAGCTGCTACGATTAAAGGTGCCGCAGTACCAGGAAGAATTGGTAGTTTACTAGAAGCAATTAAACCTGCTGTAGAAACAGCCAAAGGGAAACCAGGCGATCAATTAGAAAATACTTGTAAAGCTAATATTTTATTACAAGTTGAAAAGTTGAAATCATCGCCAGTTCTTGCTGGTTTAATCAAGGAAAATAAACTGAATATAGTTGGTGGTTACTACGACTTGGATACTGGCAAAGTCAGTTTAGTTAGTTAG
- a CDS encoding DUF1838 domain-containing protein, with product MLAQTRELDAKDWVKTRSSLNASESTFLVWKGKIYAFIPGEKRKLLFKILGMSVSRCIEIEPGVWDFTSRELNYYLDPETEEKLNKWENPWTGETVPVMHVANNPVQGTFKGKFPAQVEGESTTFVFDIFPTYPNPLAGNPKFAEYSPQEIYQAAELFKLTVPTQDLSNSALNSVSEVKLSWDRIGQWLPWMKMSDRPGQLIYSAIGGKVNGFSELPQLFQDEINNRVPLYKEAPQSALDVEDMTSWLYFQEHFDAYLAGEVFPKPAA from the coding sequence ATGCTTGCTCAAACTCGAGAATTAGATGCCAAAGACTGGGTAAAAACTCGTTCTTCCCTCAATGCTAGCGAATCTACTTTCTTAGTATGGAAAGGTAAAATTTACGCTTTTATCCCCGGTGAGAAGCGCAAACTCTTATTTAAGATATTAGGGATGAGTGTTAGTAGATGTATTGAGATAGAACCAGGAGTTTGGGATTTTACTTCTCGAGAACTGAACTACTACCTTGACCCAGAGACAGAAGAAAAATTAAATAAATGGGAGAATCCTTGGACGGGGGAAACTGTGCCGGTGATGCACGTGGCGAATAATCCTGTACAGGGTACATTTAAAGGTAAATTTCCCGCGCAAGTGGAAGGTGAAAGCACAACTTTTGTGTTTGATATCTTTCCGACTTACCCCAATCCTTTAGCAGGAAACCCGAAATTTGCAGAGTACAGTCCCCAAGAAATTTACCAAGCGGCGGAATTATTTAAACTCACTGTACCAACTCAAGATTTATCCAACTCAGCACTAAATTCTGTCTCAGAAGTAAAACTCAGTTGGGATAGGATTGGTCAATGGCTACCTTGGATGAAAATGAGCGATCGCCCTGGTCAGCTGATATATAGTGCTATTGGTGGTAAAGTCAACGGTTTCTCTGAGTTACCGCAATTATTTCAAGATGAAATTAACAATCGCGTTCCTTTATATAAGGAAGCACCACAATCAGCGCTGGATGTGGAAGATATGACTTCTTGGCTTTACTTTCAAGAACATTTTGATGCTTACTTAGCTGGAGAAGTCTTTCCCAAACCAGCAGCATAA